Genomic window (Rhododendron vialii isolate Sample 1 chromosome 4a, ASM3025357v1):
TAGACCCAAACCCATAACTTGGGGAAAATGCTGGCCaataatatattttgataattaatattcgataagaacattttcagcattaataaatattctcagcatATTCTTAACGAATAttaattagggaaaatgacggccaagaacgtgttttgataaataatacccgccaaggacattttcagtattaacaaatgtttttagcttgtccttgacgggtattaattatcaaaacacgtcctgggcagTTATTTTccctattaattattaaaacacgtcttgggccgtcatttaGTTATTTGCAAGATTAGCACAAGGATTCCAATGTGGGTTTTGTTAGGCCCACAGttctgatgtagaacacgtggagacccaatttcatgatcaattggaTCGGTCGAAGCCTCAGAAGCTCAAATGttgtttaattgcaaattacCTGATTTGGCAACTTTCAAACAAACTTGGATCGGGCctaaacttggtgggctgacttatttctGCGTTGCGGTCGATACTCATGAACCATAGGTTGATGATTAATGGTGTTTTTAGGCCTAATTCATTCGTTTAGGCCTCAAATTGGACGTTTTTGccgttttaaaaaatatttgtttcgttaataacttttAGCGTATAATTCCGTAAAAGTtaattctttttgggaaagccatgtttttctttccttttttcgattttattattttttccaaattttgagaattttcgtTTTTGAGTTAGGATTTTGCTAGggttacgttttttttttcctataaaagGAGTTGTAACCTAATATTTATgcatatttttattaataatatttagactttgtctttttctctcgtGGACTCAAGTTTATCATTCGTTCGATTCGATTAGTACGTAACTAGTCTTTTGTGAATTCTGATgtgtcaagtggtatcagagccacgtTTTTCCTAGTTTGATGGCACCAAACATGGCTGAAGAAAtacccattgacgttggtcgtgggctTGCTGACCTGAGGAAGATGATGGAAGATAATTGAACACAGTTGCAAGATAGAAGCACTCAATTAGCCGAGATTCGTCAAGATATTCACACTCAGTTTCGCAGAGATCCGTGAGTTGCTGCAAGGGTTGACTCTACAAAATCGCCAAAGGCTAGAAAAGATTGAGAAGGATCGCGCGCAAGGGCGAAACTGTAGTATGGCTGCCATGGGCTATAGCCCAGGTCacattccaaaaaataataattatatgTAAATGTTAGTTAAAATAGTTTTAGCCCAACCATTTTCGTCTTAAGCCCAATCCATTTTAATTAGCCCAGCCTTCTTTCTTTGAGGAAAACCCAAACAAAGTCTTGATCGATTTAGGAAAAACACCGTAAACAAAATCCCATCCTttctttgaaaataaaattaaatcaacTATGGAGATTGGAGTTACAAAATCTTCTGATGTGGAGATGAAGATCGGCGGCCTAATCGTCAGAATCGCATCATAGTTCGCCGGAGTCTTGGATTGATCAAATGGGGAAGTTGGGGTTGGTTTTGCctttgaggaagaagaagttgGGGTCGGTTTTGCTTGCAAACTTGTTGAAAATATCCACTCAGGTtcgataataaattatttttactcTCTGAAACATCGTAGATACAACTTGTATGTTTCTTgtacttttattttgtttattttttaacattttcgTATTTATGTACAAGTTTGCCTCTTTTTTTGttcatatatataaaatttgggTTAGCCTAGGGCAAAATTAATTTCTGATTCCGCCCTTGATCGCGCGTTGGGATTTTCCCATCACCAACCTCCTAACCAAAATAGGAACCGCATTGAGGGATATGTTCGCAACCAACCTATTCTCTAAAACGTCTCCggaggatattcttattatcactacGATGATAGGAATGAATTTGACGCGCTATTCGAGAACCATGATGATTATCAGTCGATAAAGCGACAAGCAAATTTCAGGTATTACGATAAGTTGACACAATTtagtggtcttgaattttttgaagatcgtttggattggatattggatttttgatgatttttttgagtatACGAAAACTCCTTCCGAACGAAGGTGGAGGTTTTTACTATTGAAGCTTACAAGCCTAACACTACAATGGTGGTTAAAATTACAATCGTCAAGAGATCGATTGGGCAAGCGTCAAATTCATGCATGGTCGAGAATTAAAAGACTTTTGGTGGAGAGATTTTTGTCATAGAATTATGAGGAATTACTGAAGGAAAAACATGGACCAAAGCaacaaaatacaattattattatCAAAGATGTCGTTGAAGAAGTTGTCAAAGAGGTTGTGATTCAAGTTGATGAACCAAAAATTGAAACGGAGGTTGATGATAAGACAAATAATATAGAAGCCGTGGATGATGTCATATTCAAAATtgatattaaaaataataatattgatATTGGTGATCAAGTTGTCGAGGACCAAAATAGTTATACATTGGAGGTGTTTGATATTGATATTGGTGCCAAGGAGGAGATTTTGGTCAACAACATTGGTGAAGGtaaattggtgtttgaaaaCATAAATTCAAAAGAATCGGCCAACAATCAAGTCAGAGCATACATACACTGAATGGATTCAAACCATAATTGCTGGCATAACAAAATTAATGTTGCTTCAATCgattttcttggagtgcaacaatttgattgggtttCCAATATTCGTTTAGTACATCTTGTCAACAAGTTGAAGTATGAAGAAAAAAGATCATCGCAAATACATTTTTCcatgaatttttatttgaagTTAAGAAATGAGTTGAAGCATTCAAATTATCTATTTCTTTGgcatggaaagaaaaggaaactgACGTAAGACAAAATTCTAAaagatttttttcttatttttatgattccagaattataaaaataagaatctaaAATCTTATGTAGAAttggaattttatttttgaaattatattattaGGAAATCTTATTTGTGCTACATGTTTTACatgtttttaatctttttgttttggcatgatttaggatttcttttaagaattttcttttattttattttaaaattttattagtcttttattttattttattctttataaTTTCTTAACTAGCAAGAAATTGTGTTACTAGATTCCTATCTAACATAGAATTTCtctattagtataaataaaGGTTGTAACTTATATAGTTATTCACCTTTTTCATCAATAAAATTataagattattttttttgcttgtagACTCAAGAACTCGTTTGTAGAAGCAAACATTTATTTCGTTTAAATTAGTACGTAACTAGTATACTGTGAATTCGCTGCATCAAGTTCTCTCTGTGCAACAATGGATCCCCTCTCCGTCCTCCGGGATTACGCCATCCGCAACGACCTCGACAGCATCGTCCGCGTCAACGACGACTTCCGCTTCGGCTCCGACTACTCCTTCCCCGCCGCCACCCCCACCGCCTACCGCTCCAAAATAGGCCACCTCTTCACCCTCGAAACCCTAATCCACTTCCTCAAGCACAGCCACCTCAAATTCACCGACTACATGAAGAACATCAAGCCGCTCGCCATCCCCTTCATCTCCTACCTCGACCGCAAGCCCCTCCTCGACTACCTCCTCGGCCCCGTCTCCCCCTACTCCTCCGACGCCGTCCAATTCGCCAGCCCTAACTTCTCCACCTCCGCCGCCGAGTCCTCCGGGACAGCTTCGAGGCCGTTCGATCCCTCTCATGGCGTAGAGGATCTCATGGAGTGGTCCACAAACGATAATGTGACCACTTCCTCCTCTTCAAAAGAACAGCAAGTGGATTCGATCAACTCCAAATTCGACGAGATCGCTTTGACGCCGTTCGATGAGATGATGACTTTGAGGCCGTTCAATCTGTCCGACGTCGAAGATCTGATGGAGTGGACCACGGACGATAACGTGACCCGCTTCTGCCTTTTCGAAACGTACACTTCGAAAGAACAGGCAGTGGATTTCATTACCAACATAGCGATTCCTCATCCATGGCTGAGAGCAATATGCCTGAAAAACAGGGCAATTGGGTCAATTTCAGTGGCACCAGGTTCAGGAATTGGCGCGGGGAGGGGCGAAATCGGGTACGCCCTAGCATCAAAGCATTGGGGCAAAGGGATTGTCACGAGGGCGGTGGAAATGGCGGTTTCGAGCGTGTTTTCGGAGTTGCCACATCTGGTGAGGCTGGAAGCTTTGGTCGATGCGGAGAACTTGGGGTCTCAGAGGGTGATGGAAAAAGCTGGGTTTCAAAGGGAGGGTGTGTTGAGGAAGTATGCTTTTATTAAGGGGAGGTATAGAGATTTGGTGACGTTTAGTCTTGTCCGCTTCGACGTTCCTTAATTTTTGAATAGTGGTTGAGACctaaaagtacttatttcacatgaAAGTGTTCGGAACTGTGTTTGGCAACTCGGCATCATAGACTCGCGGTGACACTAATGCAGGATCATGGATATAGTTCGATAATATTTTTCTGGGTATGACATTACGAAGTATATAAGCTAATTTTGGATGAATGGTTTGTCCATTGCAACTCTTGATTGACGCATTGCTTTTTGTCAGTTTACATTCCCACAAATACTGGTTTGAATGGATCATTCTAATCAACTTTAAAGAACACCGAACCCCGATGAGTTGGTCCAGTAGGAGTATAAAGCGAGCATGAGAAGAAGTAAGAGGTTTACTTTTGAGTCTGTAAAGTTGACTTTTACtgccaacaatttttttttgaagccgATAACGATTTGCTCTGTAGTTAACTTTAAATTGTTGAAATTGATTGAGGTGCCTGTAAATTAACAAGAATACCCAATTATCTTACCTGAACACATCAGCCATCAGGCATGCTACGGGTATATTGGACGGTAAGTATAGTCAAAGCCGGCTCTGGGCATAAACCTACCAGGCGGTTAGGCCTCTCATTTTGGTTCCAATTATAGGGCTTCCAAATAGAAGAAATCTAATAAATACTATTATGTATGTCAATTATTTTGTAGGTAAGTTTGTGTAGTTCAGGGGTAAGGAGCACTTGTGCTACATGAGAAACCCAAGTTTGAATCCCATCCACTCCAACTTTTTTAACATGAACACCTTTGAACTTATACAAAAAATCGTTTGGAAATGATGTTGCCGTGGTTCAACCACGCGACCAACACTTCCTATGAAAAGGTCAAACGAATTGCCATTGCACTACAAACCATTTATGCTCCAATACTCCAAATACCAACTTTTGAGAGGTTCCATTTTCAAATCTCGCCTAGACCTCGAAAATCTCGAGGTCGGGCCTGAGTATAGTTCAAAGGAATCCCCTCTTTGGTGTTGGGTAGAGGCATGGTAAATTAGTCAAATAGGGGACCTAAAGGAATAGAATACAGAGTTGATCATTGAATTGCAAgtaaact
Coding sequences:
- the LOC131324277 gene encoding uncharacterized protein LOC131324277 — translated: MDPLSVLRDYAIRNDLDSIVRVNDDFRFGSDYSFPAATPTAYRSKIGHLFTLETLIHFLKHSHLKFTDYMKNIKPLAIPFISYLDRKPLLDYLLGPVSPYSSDAVQFASPNFSTSAAESSGTASRPFDPSHGVEDLMEWSTNDNVTTSSSSKEQQVDSINSKFDEIALTPFDEMMTLRPFNLSDVEDLMEWTTDDNVTRFCLFETYTSKEQAVDFITNIAIPHPWLRAICLKNRAIGSISVAPGSGIGAGRGEIGYALASKHWGKGIVTRAVEMAVSSVFSELPHLVRLEALVDAENLGSQRVMEKAGFQREGVLRKYAFIKGRYRDLVTFSLVRFDVP